The Neodiprion virginianus isolate iyNeoVirg1 chromosome 5, iyNeoVirg1.1, whole genome shotgun sequence genome contains a region encoding:
- the LOC124304480 gene encoding phenylalanine--tRNA ligase alpha subunit isoform X2: protein MKTVPNAKVGFSKALVAGWIELDKSSGTPIVRRKVPSITDTIQLHLKNVANIPDNVKNDYKKRKLLQEVVTKVLVLSKGLQFVTKIEKLETDLTADLLTNDSWKQKKFKPYNFDALGVALDIGHLHPLLKVRAEFRKIFLEMGFSEMPTNNFVESSFWNFDALFQPQQHPARDAHDTFFISEPRTSSNFPKDYLEKVKKVHSEGGYGSQGYRYEWKIEEAQKNLLRTHTTAVSARMLYNLMQQGEFKPVRYFSIDRVFRNETLDATHLAEFHQVEGVVADYNLTLGDLIGTLYEFFKKLGIIQLEFKPAYNPYTEPSMEIFCFHNGLGKWIEIGNSGIFRPEMLLPMGLPENVNVIAWGLSLERPTMIKYGLNNIRDLVGPKVDLQMVHNNPICRLEKNGPRILKSKYTAEQLEERLDKILLELEQLQKELPRVGRSTTTFEKKNLVIFCDPSRPMYSLETLLSLINEFHGVFVSTYTHSNVAVFPQELRDFCSKFKKSTNADTADITVTIVWKIVGVDPILKLSQNHEIVGEVNIARYLNRSIEAECRNILEYESTSAAYADKIDSALDKIHGIIHGATRHKLDTMQIKSKTGYIIGSKLSIVDIVWNSVKKHHTK, encoded by the exons ATGAAGACTGTACCAAACGCTAAGGTGGGATTTTCCAAGGCATTGGTAGCTGGCTGGATCGAGCTGGACAAGAGCAGCGGGACTCCGATCGTTAGGAGAAAAGTACCCTCTATAACGGACACAATTCAgttacatttgaaaaatgttgccAACATCCCGGAcaatgttaaaaatgattacaaGAAGAGAAAACTCCTGCAGGAAGT GGTAACAAAGGTACTGGTGTTGTCAAAAGGACTACAATTTGTGACTAAAATTGAGAAACTAGAAACAGATCTTACGGCAGATTTATTGACAAACGACTCTTGGAAGCAAAAGAAGTTCAAGCCTTATAATTTCGATGCTCTCGGTGTCGCGCTTGACATCGGCCATCTGCACCCTCTTCTTAAAGTCAGAGCTGAATTCAGAAAGATTTTCCTTGAAATGGG ATTCTCCGAAATGCCTACAAACAATTTTGTTGAGAGTTCATTCTGGAATTTCGATGCGTTGTTTCAGCCACAACAACACCCTGCGCGAGATGCGCatgatacttttttcatatctg AACCAAGAACTAGCTCAAATTTTCCTAAGGATTACTTGGAGAAGGTAAAGAAAGTGCACAGCGAAGGCGGCTATGGATCGCAAGGATATCGTTACGAGTGGAAAATTGAGGAAGCtcagaaaaatttactcaGGACTCACACAACAGCTGTTAGCGCCAGAATGCTCTACAATCTTATGCAGCAG GGTGAATTTAAGCCTGTGCGATACTTTAGTATCGACAGAGTATTCAGGAACGAGACACTCGATGCCACACACTTGGCTGAGTTTCATCAGGTCGAAGGCGTAGTTGCAGACTACAATCTCACACTGGGCGATCTGATAGGAACACTCTATgaattcttcaaaaaactCGGCATCATTCAGCTGGAATTCAAGCCAGCATACAATCCATACACCGAACCGAGCATGGAGATATTTTGCTTCCATAATGGCTTGGGAAAGTGGATAGAGATCGGAAACAGTGGAATTTTCAGACCTGAGATGCTGCTACCGATGGGGTTGCCCGAAAATGTTAATGTTATTGCATGGGGTCTGTCTTTGGAAAG GCCTACGATGATCAAGTATGGATTGAATAATATCCGTGATCTAGTTGGACCAAAAGTGGACCTGCAAATGGTACATAACAATCCCATATGTCGTCTTGAGAA GAATGGACCGAGGATATTGAAGTCAAAATATACGGCAGAACAGTTGGAGGAACGTTTGGATAAAATTCTCTTGGAACTAGAACAGTTACAGAAGGAATTGCCGAGAGTTGGGCGCTCAACAacaacgtttgaaaaaaaaaatttagtcatATTCTGCGATCCTAGTCGACCAATGTATTCTTTAGAAACTCTACTGAGTTTGATCAATGAATTTCATGGCGTATTCGTTTCTACGTATACCCATTCTAACGTTGCGGTATTTCCTCAAGAGTTGAGAGATTTCTGTTCAAAGTTTAAGAAATCTACGAATGCTGATACCGCTGACATCACTGTAACGATCGTTTGGAAGATCGTTGGTGTCGACCCAATTTTAAAACTTAGTCAGAATCATGAAATTGTTGGCGAAGTCAACATAGCTCGGTATTTGAATCGGTCCATTGAAGCTGAATGCAGAAACATCTTGGAATACGAAAGTACCTCGGCTGCTTACGCTGATAAAATAGACTCGGCATTAGACAAAATACATGGCATCATACACGGTGCTACAAGGCACAAACTAGACACTATGCAAATTAAATCAAAAACCGGATATATAATTGGTAGCAAACTTTCAATTGTTGACATCGTTTGGAACTCTGTAAAAAAACATCACACTAAATAG
- the LOC124304480 gene encoding phenylalanine--tRNA ligase alpha subunit isoform X1, which yields MASELAEKILEHLSKRGDGVSTLDLAELFVEDHQKVIGAVKSLQTLENVISVEQLNKKSWALTQEGQQVAENGSHEAAVFKAVPDGGVAQTEIMKTVPNAKVGFSKALVAGWIELDKSSGTPIVRRKVPSITDTIQLHLKNVANIPDNVKNDYKKRKLLQEVVTKVLVLSKGLQFVTKIEKLETDLTADLLTNDSWKQKKFKPYNFDALGVALDIGHLHPLLKVRAEFRKIFLEMGFSEMPTNNFVESSFWNFDALFQPQQHPARDAHDTFFISEPRTSSNFPKDYLEKVKKVHSEGGYGSQGYRYEWKIEEAQKNLLRTHTTAVSARMLYNLMQQGEFKPVRYFSIDRVFRNETLDATHLAEFHQVEGVVADYNLTLGDLIGTLYEFFKKLGIIQLEFKPAYNPYTEPSMEIFCFHNGLGKWIEIGNSGIFRPEMLLPMGLPENVNVIAWGLSLERPTMIKYGLNNIRDLVGPKVDLQMVHNNPICRLEKNGPRILKSKYTAEQLEERLDKILLELEQLQKELPRVGRSTTTFEKKNLVIFCDPSRPMYSLETLLSLINEFHGVFVSTYTHSNVAVFPQELRDFCSKFKKSTNADTADITVTIVWKIVGVDPILKLSQNHEIVGEVNIARYLNRSIEAECRNILEYESTSAAYADKIDSALDKIHGIIHGATRHKLDTMQIKSKTGYIIGSKLSIVDIVWNSVKKHHTK from the exons ATGGCTAGCGAGTTAGCGGAGAAAATACTTGAACATTTATCAAAGCGTGGCGACGGAGTGAGCACTCTGGATCTGGCTGAGCTATTCGTTGAAGATCATCAGAAAGTGATCGGCGCTGTCAAGAGTCTTCAAACCCTCGAAAAT GTTATTTCAGTTGAACAATTGAATAAGAAGAGTTGGGCACTGACGCAAGAGGGTCAGCAAGTCGCTGAAAATGGGAGCCACGAGGCTGCGGTCTTTAAAGCTGTGCCAGACGGTGGTGTGGCGCAAACAGAGATTATGAAGACTGTACCAAACGCTAAGGTGGGATTTTCCAAGGCATTGGTAGCTGGCTGGATCGAGCTGGACAAGAGCAGCGGGACTCCGATCGTTAGGAGAAAAGTACCCTCTATAACGGACACAATTCAgttacatttgaaaaatgttgccAACATCCCGGAcaatgttaaaaatgattacaaGAAGAGAAAACTCCTGCAGGAAGT GGTAACAAAGGTACTGGTGTTGTCAAAAGGACTACAATTTGTGACTAAAATTGAGAAACTAGAAACAGATCTTACGGCAGATTTATTGACAAACGACTCTTGGAAGCAAAAGAAGTTCAAGCCTTATAATTTCGATGCTCTCGGTGTCGCGCTTGACATCGGCCATCTGCACCCTCTTCTTAAAGTCAGAGCTGAATTCAGAAAGATTTTCCTTGAAATGGG ATTCTCCGAAATGCCTACAAACAATTTTGTTGAGAGTTCATTCTGGAATTTCGATGCGTTGTTTCAGCCACAACAACACCCTGCGCGAGATGCGCatgatacttttttcatatctg AACCAAGAACTAGCTCAAATTTTCCTAAGGATTACTTGGAGAAGGTAAAGAAAGTGCACAGCGAAGGCGGCTATGGATCGCAAGGATATCGTTACGAGTGGAAAATTGAGGAAGCtcagaaaaatttactcaGGACTCACACAACAGCTGTTAGCGCCAGAATGCTCTACAATCTTATGCAGCAG GGTGAATTTAAGCCTGTGCGATACTTTAGTATCGACAGAGTATTCAGGAACGAGACACTCGATGCCACACACTTGGCTGAGTTTCATCAGGTCGAAGGCGTAGTTGCAGACTACAATCTCACACTGGGCGATCTGATAGGAACACTCTATgaattcttcaaaaaactCGGCATCATTCAGCTGGAATTCAAGCCAGCATACAATCCATACACCGAACCGAGCATGGAGATATTTTGCTTCCATAATGGCTTGGGAAAGTGGATAGAGATCGGAAACAGTGGAATTTTCAGACCTGAGATGCTGCTACCGATGGGGTTGCCCGAAAATGTTAATGTTATTGCATGGGGTCTGTCTTTGGAAAG GCCTACGATGATCAAGTATGGATTGAATAATATCCGTGATCTAGTTGGACCAAAAGTGGACCTGCAAATGGTACATAACAATCCCATATGTCGTCTTGAGAA GAATGGACCGAGGATATTGAAGTCAAAATATACGGCAGAACAGTTGGAGGAACGTTTGGATAAAATTCTCTTGGAACTAGAACAGTTACAGAAGGAATTGCCGAGAGTTGGGCGCTCAACAacaacgtttgaaaaaaaaaatttagtcatATTCTGCGATCCTAGTCGACCAATGTATTCTTTAGAAACTCTACTGAGTTTGATCAATGAATTTCATGGCGTATTCGTTTCTACGTATACCCATTCTAACGTTGCGGTATTTCCTCAAGAGTTGAGAGATTTCTGTTCAAAGTTTAAGAAATCTACGAATGCTGATACCGCTGACATCACTGTAACGATCGTTTGGAAGATCGTTGGTGTCGACCCAATTTTAAAACTTAGTCAGAATCATGAAATTGTTGGCGAAGTCAACATAGCTCGGTATTTGAATCGGTCCATTGAAGCTGAATGCAGAAACATCTTGGAATACGAAAGTACCTCGGCTGCTTACGCTGATAAAATAGACTCGGCATTAGACAAAATACATGGCATCATACACGGTGCTACAAGGCACAAACTAGACACTATGCAAATTAAATCAAAAACCGGATATATAATTGGTAGCAAACTTTCAATTGTTGACATCGTTTGGAACTCTGTAAAAAAACATCACACTAAATAG